From Plasmodium yoelii strain 17X genome assembly, chromosome: 7, one genomic window encodes:
- a CDS encoding mRNA-binding protein PUF2, which produces MQSMFLDETNIKNLKDVQKKFNFKDDLYDLKELNTLSTHYESLNSVSNEFLSSPKTLTEDNFSFINDFENSPCEKNDKLIEKTKYENNNNDESTKLAKNNFITNNNVNLPEQVINKVSGEKKNEKYYDNVIINEQPINEILENTKEIKQTIKNGDLNKIMNDIYFLCFHKNGCEYIIKKLKENDTAEKQIILNSLLIDPKSLCPDMYGSYVAQSVFDLKDEKYKERFTDEFLKHTSFLTLHTYGCRLIQKSLESLSNEYKCKIFKELEDDLITYICHQNGNHVVQKCVEVLPSKNIDTIINIIEEYLSFLSSHAYGCRIVQRIYEIGTPEQINRLNDKIIKKIHLIKNRYGNYVIQKCFEYSDDNVRLLITNEIVNDIYKLSSHKYACNIIEKILLKKEYKYKKKIIKRIVDDIPEGNDNIISICKDCYGNFMMQKLLTTCKRKERNLIVKTIIENLDKLKEETYGKYILRAINNLES; this is translated from the exons ATGCAATCCATGTTTTTAGACGAAACAAACATAAAAAACCTCAAGGATGTTCAAAAAAAGTTTAACTTCAAAGATGATTTATACGATTTGAAAGAGTTAAACACATTGTCTACTCATTATGAAAGTTTGAATTCAGTAAGCAACGAATTTTTATCTTCCCCCAAAACTCTCACCGAAGATAATTTTTCCTTTATTAATGATTTTGAAAATTCCCCTTgcgaaaaaaatgacaaatTAATTGAAAAAACGAAATAcgaaaacaataataatgacgAATCAACTAAGCTAgctaaaaataattttatcacaaataataatgtaaattTACCTGAACAAGTCATAAATAAAGTGTcaggtgaaaaaaaaaatgaaaaatattatgataatGTCATAATAAATGAACAACCAATCAATGAAATATTAGAAAACACAAAGGAAATCAAACAAACCATAAAAAATGgtgatttaaataaaataatgaatgatatatattttttatgttttcataaaaatggatgtgaatatattataaaaaaacttAAAGAAAATGACACAGCagaaaaacaaattatattaaattctCTTCTAATTGATCCAAAATCATTATGCCCAGACATGTATGGAAGTTATGTAGCTCAAAGTGTATTTGAtttaaaagatgaaaaatataaagaacgTTTTACGGATGAATTCTTAAAGCATACTAGCTTTTTAACATTACACACATATGGTTGTAGACTTATCCAGAAATCATTAGAATCGCTGtctaatgaatataaatgtaaaatttttaaagaaTTGGAAGATGATTTAATAACTTATATATGTCACCAAAATGGAAATCATGTTGTTCAAAAATGTGTCGAAGTATTACCATCAAAAAACATTGATACaatcataaatattatagaagaatatttatcatttttaagtTCTCATGCTTATGGATGTAGAATAGTTCAAAGAATTTATGAGATAGGAACACCTGAACAAATCAATAGATTGAATgataaaattatcaaaaaaatacacttaataaaaaatagatatGGAAATTATGTTATTCAAAAATGTTTTGAATATTCTGATGACAATGTTAGACTCCTCATTACTAATGAAATTGTCAACGACATTTACAAATTATCTTCCCACAAATATGCCTg CAATATCatcgaaaaaatattacttaAAAAGGAGtacaaatacaaaaaaaaaattatcaaaagaATTGTTGACGACATTCCTGAAGG AAATGACAACATTATAAGCATTTGCAAAGACTGTTACGGGAATTTTATGATGCAGAAATTATTAACAACTTGCAAAAGGAAAGAAAGAAATTTAATAGTAAAAActattattgaaaatttgGACAAGCTAAAGGAAGAAACTTATG gtaaatatattttaagagcTATTAACAATTTAGAGTCATGA
- a CDS encoding bifunctional dihydrofolate reductase-thymidylate synthase, putative, with the protein MEDLSEIFDIYAICACCKVINNNEKSGSFNNKTFNGLGNAGMLPWKYNLVDMNYFSSVTSYVNENNYIRLQWKRDKYMGKNNLKNNAELNNGELNNNLQNVVVMGKRSWDSIPPKFKPLQNRINIILSRTLKKEDIANEDNKNNENGTVMIIKSVDDLFPILKAIKYYKCFIIGGSYVYKEFLDRNLIKKIYFTRINNSYNCDVLFPEINENLFKISSISDVYNSNNTTLDFIIYSKKTEKINSNKEISNDIFLGLCDEQNKNFDDEDDYTYFSFNKNKENIKKNSEHVHNFKIYNSIKYKNHPEYQYLNIIYDIIMHGNKQDDRTGVGVLSKFGYMMKFNLNQYFPLLTTKKLFVRGIIEELLWFIRGETNGNTLLEKNVRIWEANGTREFLDNRKLFHREVNDLGPIYGFQWRHFGAEYTDMHDNYKDKGVDQLKNIINLIKNDPTCRRIILCAWNVKDLDKMALPPCHILCQFYVFDGKLSCIMYQRSCDLGLGVPFNIASYSIFTYMIAQVCNLQPAEFIHVLGNAHVYNNHIESLKIQLNRTPYPFPTLKLNPDIKNIEDFTISDFTVQNYVHHDKISMDMAA; encoded by the coding sequence atggAAGATTTATCGGAAATATTCGATATATATGCAATTTGTGCATGTTGTAAAGTTATAAACAATAATGAAAAGAGTGGAAGCTTTAACAATAAAACATTTAATGGACTTGGAAATGCAGGGATGTTGCCTTGGAAATATAATTTAGTTGATATGAATTATTTTAGTTCTGTAACATCGTatgtaaatgaaaataactATATAAGATTGCAATGGAAGAGAGATAAATATATGgggaaaaataatttaaaaaataatgcagAACTGAATAATGGCGAGCTGAATAATAATCTGCAAAATGTTGTAGTGATGGGAAAAAGAAGTTGGGATAGTATCCCCCCCAAATTTAAACCCTTACAAAATCGAATAAACATAATTTTGTCTAGAACTTTGAAAAAAGAAGATATTGCAAATGAggataacaaaaataatgagAACGGCACCGTTATGATAATTAAAAGCGTAGACGATTTGTTTCCTATCTTAAAAgctataaaatattacaaatgttttattatagGGGGGTCATATGTTTATAAAGAATTTTTAGATcgtaatttaataaaaaaaatatattttacaagaataaataattcatataattgTGATGTTTTATTCCCAGAAATAAAcgaaaatttatttaagaTATCATCAATAAGTGATGtatataatagtaataacacAACTTTagattttataatttatagtaAAAAGacagaaaaaataaattcaaataaggAAATATctaatgatatatttttaggtTTATGtgatgaacaaaataaaaattttgatgaTGAAGATGATTATACATACTTCAGtttcaataaaaataaagaaaatataaaaaaaaattctgaacatgttcataattttaaaatatataatagcataaaatataaaaatcatcCTGAATatcaatatttaaatattatatatgatataataatgcatGGAAATAAACAAGATGATAGAACAGGTGTTGGTGTGTTAAGTAAATTTGGATATATGAtgaaatttaatttaaatcaatattttccattattaacaacaaaaaaattatttgtgCGAGGTATTATTGAAGAATTATTATGGTTTATAAGAGGAGAAACAAATGGAAATACATTgttagaaaaaaatgtaagaATATGGGAAGCTAATGGAACAAGAGAATTTTTAGATAATAGAAAATTATTTCATAGAGAAGTTAATGATCTTGGTCCTATTTATGGATTCCAATGGAGACATTTTGGTGCTGAATATACAGATATGCatgataattataaagaTAAAGGTGTTGATcaactaaaaaatattataaatttaattaaaaatgatcCTACATGTAGACGAATTATTTTATGTGCATGGAATGTAAAAGATTTAGATAAAATGGCATTACCTCCATGTCATATTTTATGtcaattttatgtttttgaTGGAAAATTATCATGTATTATGTATCAAAGATCTTGTGATTTAGGACTAGGAGTTCCATTTAACATTGCTTCTTATtctatatttacatatatgaTAGCACAAGTATGTAACTTACAACCAGCTGAATTTATACATGTATTGGGTAATGCTCATGTTTATAATAATCATATTGAAAGCTTAAAAATTCAGTTAAATAGAACTCCTTATCCTTTCCCTACTCTTAAATTAAATCctgatattaaaaatatcgaAGATTTTACAATTTCTGATTTTACTGTGCAAAATTATGTTCATCatgataaaataagtatGGATATGGCAGCTTAA
- a CDS encoding LETM1-like protein, putative, with protein sequence MAWGLINIQKNKIAKVCDCQRIKCFFFCNNNQIYGKFKNASIPKSFKLKQNATEKGCKGCKGCKGYKNYESCKNYESCKNYEGYKIGNSHLNNLNKTKNVYYAISMNCRYISSNNNEPTSGEHSINEPSSKDSQHNSTINLIKKKKPKQCVDKTENKISKYYNKGTNIFKIVIEFIKKSGSVIKVIIFQPSILKIHYENLKKNIKHTVDWVKTGVLLFLTNMKISKNLIIKRLKGHRLSYSEYKLLIRTINDMFKLIPFSFFVIVPFAEFLLPVVLKIYPNLLPSTFKNNDDNFNNIKKNLYAKQQLSKFLQQLIEEKEKQLNENIGIDSDKKKKILNKFHQQLINKDEEDINPFLNVNDTLKIAKIFKEEFILDKMNLKTLQTICHLLGLKPYSIHYHVVLQLRHHFLRLQREDRELIYEGVDNLKKNTLIEICKDRGMNFNTNENEMKLQVKKWLELASIKEIPYILLLYIRCVVVTHAIMDIKNENDKQNISKFKNENENVKDQNGKDKTIDDKQKLIQEAKEKLVDLKMKEKEIKKNINKETNEDNIIQHKEMKTNINFIKKKNKYMQNELALLNQICNLQHRELQLAFTSLTDLAEKKGKCDINEIIKTLSQGLVDIEKHINELNAHKQIEMDEYFYPEEEQSDDVVDIKN encoded by the exons atgGCATGGggattaataaatattcaaaaaaacaaaatcgCAAAGGTTTGCGATTGCCAAAGAATAAAGTGTTTCTTTTTTTGCAACAATAATCAAATTTAtggaaaatttaaaaatgcaTCAATTCCAAAATCGTTCAAATTGAAACAGAATGCAACTGAAAAGGGTTGCAAGGGTTGCAAAGGTTGCAAAGGTTACAAAAATTACGAAAGTTGCAAAAATTACGAAAGTTGCAAAAATTACGAAGGTTACAAAATTGGGAATAGCCACCTGAACAATTTGAACAAAACTAAAAACGTATATTATGCAATAAGTATGAATTGCAGATACAtttcatcaaataataatgagCCCACTTCAGGTGAACACTCTATAAATGAGCCCAGTTCAAAAGATTCTCAACACAATTCtacaataaatttaataaaaaaaaaaaaaccaaaaCAATGTGTAGATAAaacagaaaataaaattagtaaatattataataaaggaacaaatatatttaaaattgtaatcgaatttataaaaaaatctGGATCTGTTATTAAAGTAATTATTTTTCAACCATCTATCTTAAAAATACATTAtgaaaatttgaaaaaaaatataaaacatacaGTTGATTGGGTTAAAACAggagtattattatttttaacgaatatgaaaatatccaaaaatttaataataaaaagattAAAAGGACATAGACTTTCTTATTctgaatataaattattaataaggACTATAAATGATATGTTTAAATTAATacctttttctttttttgttatagTTCCATTTGCTGAATTTTTATTACCAGTTGTGTTAAAAATTTATCCAAATTTATTACCTTCTACAttcaaaaataatgatgataattttaacaatattaaaaaaaatttatatgcaaaacaacaattatctaaatttttacAACAATTAattgaagaaaaagaaaaacaattaaatgaaaatataggAATAGATtcagataaaaaaaaaaaaattctaaataaatttcatcaacaattaataaataaagatgaaGAAGATATTAACCCATTCTTAAATGTTAATGATACATTAAAAATtgcaaaaatatttaaagaaGAATTTATATTAgataaaatgaatttaaaaacgTTACAAACTATTTGCCATTTATTAGGTCTAAAACCATATAGTATACATTATCATGTTGTTTTGCAATTACGACATCATTTTTTACGTCTGCAAAGAGAAGATAgagaattaatatatgaaggtgtagataatttaaaaaaaaacacactTATCGAAATATGTAAAGATAGAGGAATGAATTTTAACACAAACGAAAATGAAATGAAATTACAAGTCAAAAAATGGCTTGAATTAGCAAGCATAAAAGAAATACCTTACATtcttttgttatatataagATGTGTAGTTGTGACTCATGCTATAatggatataaaaaatgaaaatgataaacaaaatatttctaaatttaaaaatgagaATGAAAATGTAAAAGATCAAAATGGAAAAGATAAAACTATAGATGATAAACAAAAGTTAATTCAAGAAGCTAAAGAAAAATTAGTTGATCTtaaaatgaaagaaaaagaaataaaaaaaaatataaataaagaaacaaatgaagataatattattcaacacaaagaaatgaaaactaatatcaattttatcaaaaaaaaaaacaaatacatGCAAAACGAGCTGGCCCTACTCAACCAGATCTGCAACCTCCAGCACAG AGAACTCCAACTTGCGTTTACCTCCCTAACCGACCTTGCTGAGAAAAAAGGGAAAT GCGACATTAATGAAATAATCAAAACATTATCACAGGGCTTGGTAGATATTGAAAAACAcataaatgaattaaatgCCCACAAACAAATAGAAATG gATGAATATTTCTACCCTGAAGAAGAACAGTCCGATGATGTTGTGGACATAAAGAATTGA
- a CDS encoding memo-like protein: MPTYRRAYHSGSWYSDNSNVLKNSIESLFEKINLPKQQVKAAICPHAGYAYCLETSSHVYSCINVENIKNIFILGPNHHIYNKGCLLPQVDKYETPFGFLQINKDVISDIMNNDTQNLYDYIDEIDDEEEHSIEMQLPLIKYIIKEKDIKIVPIYVGCIGNDVNKINEFSNPLKKYFQDKTNAFIFSSDFCHFGRRFSFTNILEKYNDKYIHKKIENMDKDGINVITKHNVQDFIDYLKKTHNTICGSNPIKIMLQLIQSFPGKLSTQLMHYSQSNLAQSINESSVSYAGIISQLN; this comes from the exons aTGCCAACTTATAGAAGAGCATATCACTCTGGTTCCTGGTATTCCGACAACA GCAATGTATTGAAAAACTCCATAGAATCactttttgaaaaaataaatttaccAAAACAACAAGTTAAAGCTGCTATTTGCCc TCATGCAGGATATGCTTATTGTCTAGAGACTAGTTCCCACGTTTATTCCTGTATAAACGTTGAAAATAT aaaaaatatttttattctcgGTCCAAATCACCACATTTACAACAAAGGATGCTTACTTCCACAAGTTGATAAATATGAAACACCTTTCGGGTTTTTACAAATCAACAAAGATG TTATATCAGATATTATGAACAACGACACACAAAATTTATATGACTATATTGATGAGATTGATGATGAAGAAGAACATTCGATAGAAATGCAATTGCcactaataaaatatataattaaaga AAAAGACATTAAAATAGTACCAATCTATGTCGGATGTATAGGAAACGATGTTAACAAAATTAACGAATTTT cCAAccctttaaaaaaatattttcaagaCAAAACAaatgcatttatattttcttctgaTTTTTGTCATTTTGGACGAAG GTTTAGCTTTACAAACatattagaaaaatataatgataaatatattcataaaaaaattgag AATATGGATAAAGACGGAATTAATGTTATCACGAAACATAATGTCCAAg atTTTATTgactatttaaaaaaaactcACAATACCATATGTGGATCTAACcctataaaaattatgcttCAG CTGATTCAATCTTTCCCCGGAAAGTTGTCAACACAACTGATGCACTATTCACAG TCTAACTTGGCTCAAAGCATAAACGAGTCGTCTGTGTCTTATGCCGGAATAATTTCACAACTTAATTAA